A genomic segment from Roseibium algicola encodes:
- the dapA gene encoding 4-hydroxy-tetrahydrodipicolinate synthase, protein MFKGSIPALITPFKDGALDEKRFQEFVDWQIAEGSSGLVPVGTTGESPTLTHDEHKRVVELCVEAAAGRVPVMAGAGSNNTIEAIDFAQHAEKAGANALLVVTPYYNKPNQAGMKAHFKAVNDAVGIPIFIYNIPGRSIVDMLPETMAELFETCENIKGVKDATADMAKASRQRHLCGPDFVQLSGEDISALAFNAHGGVGCISVTANVAPRLCAEFQAATLAGDYKKALEYQDRLAPLHRAMFLEPSPGGAKYALSLLGKVDEELRLPLLPVTEEAQAEIRAAMAHAGLIN, encoded by the coding sequence ATGTTTAAAGGTTCAATTCCAGCGCTGATTACCCCGTTTAAGGACGGAGCGCTCGATGAGAAACGGTTTCAGGAGTTCGTGGACTGGCAGATCGCTGAAGGTTCCTCCGGTCTCGTGCCAGTGGGCACGACCGGCGAAAGCCCGACGCTGACCCATGATGAACACAAGCGCGTTGTCGAACTGTGTGTAGAAGCGGCCGCGGGCCGCGTTCCCGTCATGGCGGGCGCAGGTTCCAACAATACGATCGAAGCAATCGACTTCGCGCAACACGCCGAAAAGGCCGGTGCCAATGCGCTGCTGGTCGTGACGCCTTACTACAACAAGCCGAACCAGGCTGGCATGAAGGCCCATTTCAAGGCCGTCAACGATGCCGTTGGCATCCCGATCTTCATCTACAACATTCCTGGCCGGTCGATTGTCGACATGCTGCCGGAAACGATGGCAGAGCTGTTTGAAACCTGCGAGAACATCAAGGGTGTCAAGGATGCAACGGCTGACATGGCAAAGGCCAGCCGTCAGCGCCATCTGTGTGGACCGGATTTCGTCCAGCTGTCCGGTGAAGATATCTCCGCACTTGCTTTCAATGCTCACGGCGGTGTCGGGTGCATTTCGGTAACCGCAAACGTGGCACCGCGCCTGTGTGCCGAGTTCCAGGCTGCCACGCTTGCTGGTGACTACAAGAAGGCGCTGGAATATCAGGACCGCCTCGCGCCGCTACACCGGGCCATGTTCCTGGAACCGAGCCCGGGCGGTGCAAAATATGCGCTTTCCCTGCTTGGCAAGGTGGACGAAGAGTTGCGGCTGCCTCTTCTGCCGGTGACGGAAGAAGCACAAGCCGAGATCCGAGCTGCAATGGCACACGCAGGGCTGATCAACTGA
- a CDS encoding DUF2000 family protein — MFETKFVVVVREDLAVWQKLNVTAFLSTGVAAAKPGIIGEPYSDAATNVYHPMSVQPIIVLSADAETLGKIHKRTLDRSVPASLYIEEMFTTGHDSANREVFSRFGPDDAKVVGIAFHADKKVADKISKGAKMHA; from the coding sequence ATGTTCGAAACCAAGTTCGTCGTTGTTGTCCGAGAAGATCTCGCTGTCTGGCAGAAGCTGAATGTGACTGCTTTCCTGTCAACCGGCGTTGCTGCTGCAAAGCCCGGCATAATCGGCGAACCCTATAGCGATGCGGCGACCAATGTCTATCACCCGATGAGTGTCCAGCCGATCATCGTCCTGAGTGCCGACGCAGAAACACTCGGCAAGATCCACAAGCGGACGCTGGACCGTTCGGTTCCGGCAAGTCTTTACATCGAGGAAATGTTCACCACGGGCCATGACAGTGCGAACCGGGAGGTCTTTTCGCGCTTTGGCCCGGATGATGCGAAAGTGGTCGGCATTGCCTTTCATGCGGACAAGAAGGTCGCAGACAAAATTTCCAAGGGCGCGAAGATGCATGCCTGA
- a CDS encoding acyl-CoA thioesterase yields MNITAHPQAARPEPLNRFEFKAFQHIPTRWMDVDIYGHVNNVQYLSFFDTAVNSWYVDKKLLDPLKSPEIFLVVETGCHYFAELTFPAIISAGLKVEKLGSTSVIFRVGLFAGESETTAAHGRFVHVHVARETRRPCPIPDWKRGILEGLTA; encoded by the coding sequence ATGAACATCACAGCTCATCCACAAGCGGCGAGGCCGGAACCTTTAAACAGGTTCGAATTCAAAGCTTTTCAACATATCCCCACAAGGTGGATGGATGTGGACATCTACGGGCACGTCAACAACGTTCAGTATTTGAGCTTTTTCGATACGGCTGTTAACAGCTGGTACGTTGATAAGAAACTGCTCGACCCGCTAAAGAGCCCCGAGATCTTTCTGGTGGTGGAAACCGGCTGCCATTACTTCGCCGAACTAACCTTTCCCGCCATCATATCCGCAGGACTGAAGGTTGAAAAACTTGGCTCAACTTCTGTAATTTTCAGGGTTGGATTGTTTGCCGGCGAAAGCGAGACGACAGCAGCTCACGGCCGCTTTGTCCATGTCCACGTGGCCCGTGAAACTCGCAGACCCTGCCCTATTCCCGACTGGAAACGGGGAATCCTGGAAGGTTTGACGGCTTAG
- the smpB gene encoding SsrA-binding protein SmpB, which yields MAPRKGGDPGRTIISDNRKARFNFEIEDTLEAGIELKGTEVKSLRNGKANIAESYAAEHKGEIWIYNVYIPEYLQANRFNHEPRRPRKLLLHKREIGKLAGAVQKDGKTIVPLKLYFNEQGRAKLELALARGKKLHDKRETEKKRDWQREKSRLMKNFS from the coding sequence ATGGCTCCGAGAAAAGGGGGCGATCCGGGGCGGACAATCATTTCCGACAACCGGAAAGCCCGGTTCAATTTCGAAATCGAAGATACGCTGGAAGCAGGTATCGAGTTGAAGGGCACCGAGGTCAAATCGCTGCGCAACGGCAAGGCGAATATTGCAGAATCCTACGCCGCCGAACATAAGGGCGAGATCTGGATCTACAACGTCTATATTCCGGAATACCTGCAGGCCAATCGGTTCAATCACGAACCCCGCCGTCCGCGAAAATTGCTGTTGCACAAGCGCGAGATCGGCAAGTTGGCTGGTGCCGTCCAGAAGGACGGCAAGACGATTGTCCCACTCAAGCTCTATTTCAATGAGCAGGGCCGGGCAAAGCTGGAATTGGCCCTTGCCCGGGGTAAAAAGCTGCATGACAAGCGCGAGACTGAGAAGAAACGCGATTGGCAGCGCGAAAAGTCCCGCTTGATGAAGAACTTCAGCTGA
- a CDS encoding iron-containing alcohol dehydrogenase produces MIGAFTFNTSQRIVFENGAAANLANHAASFLGPRPFLVTDPGIVSLGLQASCEASLVGAGHDIARFSDVVADPPRSLVDAAVDAARSHGATSIIGYGGGSSLDVAKLVALLLGSNEDLDEAWGIGNAKGPRLPLILVPTTAGTGSEVTPISIITVGDEEKRGVVSPFLLPDLAILDPLLTLGLPGPVTAATGIDAMVHAIEGYASKSVNNNPVSRTLAVEALKLLGANIEKAVFTPDDRDARGAMLLGSMLAGMAFANSPVAAVHALAYPIGGTFHVPHGLSNALVLPHVLKFNNAVASETYAEIAPIVFPGLAEVNDARARSDLFADNLADLAAKLGLQTRLRDVGISETDLPKMASDAMKQTRLLVNNPRELGETDALEIYRAAL; encoded by the coding sequence ATGATAGGGGCGTTCACGTTCAACACCAGTCAGCGCATCGTCTTCGAAAATGGAGCCGCTGCGAACCTGGCAAACCACGCGGCTTCCTTTCTGGGGCCGCGCCCCTTTCTGGTAACGGATCCCGGCATTGTTTCCCTCGGCCTGCAGGCGTCCTGCGAGGCATCCCTGGTCGGAGCGGGGCATGACATCGCCCGGTTCAGTGACGTCGTCGCCGATCCGCCGCGGTCCCTGGTCGATGCCGCCGTGGACGCGGCTCGCTCGCACGGCGCAACGTCGATCATCGGATACGGCGGAGGTTCCTCCCTGGATGTCGCAAAGCTTGTCGCGCTGCTGCTGGGCAGCAACGAGGACCTGGACGAAGCCTGGGGCATAGGAAACGCCAAGGGGCCACGGCTGCCGCTCATCCTCGTTCCGACCACAGCAGGAACCGGCTCCGAGGTCACTCCGATCTCGATCATTACAGTGGGGGATGAGGAAAAGCGCGGCGTCGTGTCTCCCTTCCTTCTTCCCGATCTTGCGATCCTCGACCCGCTGCTCACACTTGGCCTGCCAGGCCCTGTCACTGCGGCAACGGGGATAGATGCCATGGTCCACGCGATCGAGGGATACGCCTCGAAATCCGTGAACAACAACCCCGTCTCCCGAACGCTTGCCGTTGAAGCCTTGAAACTGCTTGGCGCCAACATTGAAAAGGCCGTGTTCACACCGGACGACAGGGACGCACGTGGCGCGATGTTGCTCGGCTCCATGCTTGCCGGCATGGCCTTTGCCAATTCACCGGTGGCCGCGGTTCATGCGCTTGCCTATCCCATCGGCGGCACGTTTCACGTCCCTCACGGGCTATCCAACGCGCTGGTTCTGCCACATGTCCTGAAGTTCAATAACGCTGTTGCTTCAGAAACCTATGCCGAGATTGCGCCAATTGTTTTCCCAGGACTTGCCGAGGTAAACGATGCCAGGGCGCGCTCTGACCTGTTTGCAGATAACCTGGCAGACCTGGCTGCAAAACTGGGCCTTCAAACACGCCTGCGCGATGTCGGAATCAGCGAGACTGATCTGCCCAAAATGGCGAGCGACGCCATGAAGCAAACCCGCCTGCTGGTCAACAACCCGCGGGAGCTTGGCGAAACGGACGCGCTTGAAATCTACAGGGCGGCGCTATGA